One segment of Marvinbryantia formatexigens DSM 14469 DNA contains the following:
- a CDS encoding VirD4-like conjugal transfer protein, CD1115 family, translated as MPETRKPDHRMFVILFFVAVYIGYCIGTLSGTEVTLENVRDLLVQALRSPLPVRITELTGKSVAVCLLVWGVGYIYYLASVGNYMPGKEYGTSRFIPASGISARMMDRKHPQNNKILSEHLRISTAARNFNNNCLVIGGSGAGKSFYVVKPNILQCNASLVVTDPKGECLRDCGGYLEAQGYRIRVLNLIDFAKSDHFNPFEYIRSDNDIIRLITNFIANTTPKQSMQSDPMWERAEGLLLQALMYYEWYEGPKQGRKPSIRGVMDLKNKAKVNDDGSPSETDILLRALPEEHPARIAYENVMAGAGDTIRSVLISLNARMALLNNPEILRILDSDDMDIAALGEGVYENPARKTAIFCVIPDNDKSYNFLVGMFYTLMFQELERIADHKYHGTLPVPVAFWMEEFANVALPEDFCTVLSTMRSRNMSANIIVQNIAQLKVLFKDAWENVTGNCDTMVYLGGNEQGSHKYVSESMGKRTIGKRATGETRGEHGNSSRNYDVLGRELLDAAEVRKLDEKKCIVMIKGRDPVLDEKYRTWEKKEYLEASSLGEYVHHRTEELYREGQRQFYLEGTGKNAMENSLAYQIEESHGIFEESAVYALMSDGKDGKYIPDMPCSYYYNFKEVYPVFSVEADERVRSGNNTLMKHSITGYYEDDRFVAAEPELLAAVFTKENRIAGAA; from the coding sequence ATGCCTGAGACACGGAAACCGGACCACAGGATGTTCGTCATCCTGTTTTTTGTAGCGGTCTATATCGGTTACTGTATCGGGACACTGTCCGGAACGGAGGTCACGCTGGAAAATGTAAGGGACCTGCTCGTGCAGGCACTGCGCAGTCCGCTGCCTGTCCGTATCACGGAACTGACGGGCAAAAGCGTTGCAGTATGCCTGCTTGTGTGGGGCGTCGGCTATATCTATTACCTGGCATCTGTCGGGAACTATATGCCAGGAAAAGAATATGGTACCTCCAGGTTTATTCCTGCTTCCGGAATCAGCGCCAGAATGATGGACAGGAAGCATCCGCAGAACAATAAAATCCTGTCGGAGCATCTGCGGATAAGTACAGCGGCGCGGAATTTCAACAACAACTGCCTTGTAATCGGAGGCTCCGGCGCAGGAAAATCTTTTTACGTTGTCAAGCCGAATATCCTGCAGTGCAATGCCTCTCTTGTCGTTACAGACCCGAAAGGGGAGTGCCTGAGGGACTGCGGAGGATATCTGGAAGCACAGGGTTACCGGATAAGGGTACTTAACCTGATAGATTTTGCAAAATCAGACCATTTTAATCCGTTTGAGTATATACGGTCAGACAATGACATTATCCGTCTGATTACGAATTTTATCGCAAACACAACGCCGAAGCAGTCCATGCAGAGCGACCCGATGTGGGAGAGGGCAGAAGGGCTTCTGCTCCAGGCGCTGATGTATTACGAATGGTATGAGGGACCAAAGCAGGGGCGCAAGCCGAGTATACGGGGCGTCATGGACCTGAAAAACAAGGCTAAGGTAAATGATGACGGGAGCCCGTCTGAAACAGATATCCTTCTTCGCGCGCTGCCGGAAGAGCATCCGGCAAGGATTGCATATGAAAATGTGATGGCAGGTGCGGGAGATACAATCCGCAGCGTCCTGATTTCGCTTAACGCGCGTATGGCGCTGCTCAACAATCCGGAGATACTGCGGATACTGGACAGCGATGACATGGACATTGCAGCGCTGGGGGAGGGAGTTTATGAGAATCCGGCAAGGAAGACAGCCATTTTCTGCGTGATACCGGACAATGATAAATCCTATAACTTCCTTGTCGGGATGTTCTATACGCTCATGTTCCAGGAACTGGAGCGCATTGCGGACCATAAGTACCACGGGACACTGCCGGTACCGGTCGCCTTCTGGATGGAAGAATTTGCAAACGTCGCCCTGCCGGAGGATTTCTGTACCGTATTATCGACCATGCGCAGCCGGAACATGTCGGCGAACATCATTGTCCAGAACATTGCGCAGCTTAAAGTGCTGTTTAAGGACGCCTGGGAAAATGTCACGGGTAACTGTGACACGATGGTGTATCTTGGCGGCAATGAGCAGGGGTCCCACAAATATGTTTCGGAATCGATGGGAAAACGGACAATCGGCAAACGGGCGACCGGGGAAACGCGCGGTGAGCACGGGAACAGCAGCCGTAACTATGATGTCCTTGGGCGTGAGCTGCTGGACGCTGCAGAGGTGCGGAAGCTGGATGAAAAGAAATGTATCGTCATGATTAAGGGACGCGACCCTGTCCTGGATGAAAAATACCGTACCTGGGAGAAAAAGGAGTACCTGGAGGCATCTTCCCTGGGGGAATATGTCCATCACAGGACAGAGGAGCTGTACAGGGAAGGACAGCGGCAGTTTTATCTGGAAGGGACAGGGAAAAATGCAATGGAAAATTCGCTGGCTTACCAGATAGAGGAGAGCCACGGCATATTTGAAGAATCGGCTGTTTATGCGCTCATGTCTGACGGGAAGGACGGAAAATACATACCGGACATGCCGTGCAGCTACTACTACAATTTTAAGGAGGTATACCCGGTGTTTTCTGTGGAAGCGGATGAACGGGTGCGCTCCGGGAACAATACCCTGATGAAACACAGCATCACCGGATATTATGAGGACGACAGATTTGTTGCGGCGGAGCCGGAGCTGCTGGCGGCAGTCTTTACAAAGGAAAACAGGATAGCAGGTGCAGCATGA